The following proteins come from a genomic window of Aquimarina sp. MAR_2010_214:
- a CDS encoding enoyl-CoA hydratase — translation MNIKIEQRKRVVIITLNRPKALNALNSALMLEMVSVMQKLDKDPSVGCFVITGSKKAFAAGADIKEMEHKSYMDMFHENYFAAWEAFTAIRTPKIAAVSGYALGGGCELAMMCDIIYASNTAKFGQPEIKLGVIPGIGGTQRLTKMVGKTKAMDLILTGRLMNAEEAERSGLVSRILPSETLLEESIEAATTIASYSKTTAMVARETIDRAMELSLREGVLYERRAFHALFATEHQKEGMQAFVEKRNPDFSIPNQKQIIQAH, via the coding sequence ATGAATATAAAAATCGAACAAAGAAAACGGGTAGTGATTATAACCTTAAATCGCCCAAAAGCATTAAATGCACTAAATAGTGCATTGATGCTGGAAATGGTTTCTGTTATGCAGAAATTAGATAAAGACCCAAGTGTTGGGTGTTTTGTAATCACAGGATCTAAAAAAGCGTTTGCTGCAGGAGCAGATATAAAAGAAATGGAACATAAATCCTATATGGATATGTTTCATGAAAATTATTTTGCTGCCTGGGAAGCTTTTACAGCAATCAGAACTCCTAAAATTGCAGCCGTATCTGGGTATGCTTTAGGTGGGGGATGTGAATTAGCTATGATGTGTGACATCATTTATGCATCTAATACAGCAAAATTTGGTCAACCAGAAATAAAACTGGGAGTGATTCCAGGAATTGGTGGGACCCAACGCTTAACAAAAATGGTAGGAAAAACAAAAGCTATGGATTTGATTCTTACCGGACGTTTAATGAACGCAGAAGAAGCAGAACGATCAGGTCTAGTATCTCGAATACTGCCATCAGAAACCTTATTAGAAGAATCTATAGAAGCTGCAACAACTATTGCTTCGTATAGTAAAACAACGGCTATGGTTGCCAGAGAAACGATAGACAGAGCTATGGAGTTGAGTCTTCGCGAAGGAGTACTCTATGAAAGAAGAGCATTTCATGCACTGTTCGCTACAGAACATCAAAAAGAAGGTATGCAGGCTTTTGTAGAAAAAAGAAACCCAGACTTTTCTATACCCAATCAAAAACAAATCATTCAAGCTCACTAA
- a CDS encoding Lrp/AsnC family transcriptional regulator, whose translation MNHFDYIDQQILLQIREDARKPFSQIAENLKISNSLVHQRIKKLKQRGVIKKAEFVVDEKQIGFKTKSYVGIRLREARYAKEVVDGLKKIPEILECSYVSGHYAIFILIFAFDNHHLRKILYEQVHQIDGVAGTDSFICFDTNFKRQVSLNSLGKNISYDG comes from the coding sequence ATGAATCATTTTGATTATATAGATCAGCAGATATTATTACAGATACGTGAAGATGCTAGGAAACCTTTTTCTCAAATAGCAGAAAATTTAAAAATTTCTAATTCTTTAGTACATCAAAGAATTAAAAAACTTAAGCAGCGTGGTGTGATAAAGAAAGCTGAGTTTGTTGTAGATGAAAAACAGATAGGTTTTAAAACAAAATCTTATGTTGGTATTCGTTTGCGAGAGGCTAGATACGCAAAAGAAGTAGTTGATGGTTTAAAAAAAATTCCAGAAATATTAGAATGTAGCTATGTTTCTGGGCATTATGCTATTTTCATTCTTATTTTTGCATTTGACAACCATCATTTACGTAAGATTCTTTATGAACAGGTACATCAAATTGATGGAGTAGCAGGAACGGATAGTTTTATTTGTTTTGATACTAATTTCAAAAGGCAGGTTTCTTTAAATTCTTTAGGAAAGAATATTTCATACGATGGATAA
- a CDS encoding outer membrane beta-barrel protein: MTKYILFIIPFLFLCTYNIQSQEISEHTIGLRISEGDGFWAEASYQNALSSKTRMEIGLGVQGKRNYNAIKLTGTYQWVFNINEGLNWYVGPGIGGGLVDFDTNATRNDDLTTFGFVTGDIGIEYNFDFPLVVSLDFRPEIYFDSYTNDDIIFNFGVSARYKFD; this comes from the coding sequence ATGACGAAGTATATATTATTTATAATTCCTTTTTTATTTCTTTGTACTTATAATATACAATCTCAGGAAATTTCTGAACATACTATTGGTTTACGTATAAGTGAAGGAGATGGTTTTTGGGCAGAAGCCTCATATCAAAATGCTTTAAGCTCTAAAACAAGAATGGAAATAGGACTTGGGGTTCAAGGAAAAAGAAACTATAATGCTATAAAGCTAACCGGAACATACCAATGGGTTTTTAATATAAACGAAGGTCTAAACTGGTATGTTGGACCAGGAATTGGAGGCGGATTAGTAGATTTTGATACCAATGCCACACGTAATGATGATTTAACTACCTTTGGTTTTGTAACAGGGGATATCGGTATCGAATATAATTTTGATTTTCCATTAGTGGTTTCACTGGACTTCAGACCAGAGATATACTTCGATAGCTATACTAATGATGATATCATATTTAATTTTGGGGTAAGTGCCAGATATAAATTTGATTAA
- a CDS encoding DNA polymerase III subunit gamma/tau, which produces MEHFIVSARKYRPQTFKDVVGQQAITNTLLNAIENNHLAQALLFTGPRGVGKTSCARILAKTINQDGNEHPDEDFAFNIFELDAASNNSVDDIRSLIDQVRIPPQVGKYKVYIIDEVHMLSQAAFNAFLKTLEEPPKHAIFILATTEKHKIIPTILSRCQIFDFKRITVTDAKNHLIQVAAKEGITADEDALQIIAQKADGAMRDALSIFDRVVSFSGKNLTRQAVTENLNVLDYETYFKTTDLILENNIPQLLIEFNEILAQGFDGHHFISGLASHFRDLLVCKNQATINLLEVGQQTKAKYLEQSQKALHNFLIKGIELANDCDLKYKTSRNQRLLVELCLMQLASILMDGEKKNDKPYIIPPSYFKEKGIKPVKISSEVKEKALEKTETEKQNNTLPLAEEKLESSTTSIPEITQDEHTESHIQEDNSEDTITTEAPVVVEKKPISLNKERRTSGLSLSSIKKKKEHEENKEEVVIDPRNLPKEEFTESQMQEAWVEYGKIQDKKGERIIGSMFAMNIPTLNEGSVLLELPNQSMKVDMETAQSGLLQFLFKKLKNYSIELKINVNEEASKKYAFTPQDKYEKLKEKNPLIDKLRSSFDLDI; this is translated from the coding sequence ATGGAGCATTTTATAGTATCAGCACGTAAATACAGACCCCAGACATTTAAAGATGTTGTAGGGCAACAGGCAATTACAAATACATTGCTTAACGCTATAGAAAACAATCATCTTGCACAAGCATTATTATTTACCGGACCAAGAGGAGTAGGAAAAACTTCATGTGCCAGGATTCTGGCAAAAACAATTAATCAGGATGGAAATGAGCATCCAGATGAAGATTTTGCTTTTAATATTTTTGAACTCGATGCTGCTTCAAACAACTCTGTAGATGATATTAGAAGTCTTATCGATCAGGTACGGATTCCTCCACAAGTAGGAAAATATAAAGTATATATTATTGATGAGGTTCATATGCTTTCTCAAGCAGCTTTTAATGCTTTTTTAAAGACATTAGAAGAGCCTCCTAAACATGCTATTTTTATTCTGGCAACAACAGAAAAGCATAAGATTATACCAACCATTTTATCACGATGTCAAATATTTGATTTTAAACGCATTACAGTAACTGATGCTAAAAACCACTTAATACAAGTAGCTGCAAAAGAAGGGATTACTGCAGATGAAGATGCTTTGCAAATTATCGCTCAAAAAGCAGATGGTGCAATGCGAGATGCTTTATCAATCTTTGATAGAGTTGTTAGTTTTAGCGGGAAAAATTTAACCAGACAGGCAGTAACCGAAAATCTGAATGTATTAGATTATGAAACTTATTTTAAAACTACCGATCTAATACTTGAGAATAATATCCCACAGCTTCTAATAGAATTTAACGAAATTCTTGCCCAGGGTTTTGATGGACATCATTTTATATCTGGTCTTGCATCGCACTTTAGAGATTTATTGGTATGTAAAAATCAAGCTACTATCAATCTTCTGGAGGTAGGTCAGCAAACAAAAGCTAAATATTTAGAACAATCGCAAAAAGCTCTGCACAACTTTCTTATTAAAGGTATTGAACTAGCTAACGATTGTGATCTAAAATACAAGACCAGTCGCAATCAAAGATTGCTGGTTGAGTTATGTCTAATGCAGCTTGCCTCTATCCTTATGGATGGAGAAAAAAAAAATGACAAACCCTACATAATTCCACCTTCATATTTTAAAGAAAAAGGAATTAAGCCTGTTAAAATTTCATCTGAAGTAAAAGAAAAGGCTTTAGAAAAAACTGAAACCGAAAAACAAAACAATACACTTCCGCTAGCTGAGGAAAAACTAGAATCTTCAACTACTTCAATTCCTGAGATTACACAGGATGAGCATACAGAATCTCATATTCAAGAAGATAATTCTGAGGATACAATTACCACTGAAGCTCCTGTGGTAGTAGAGAAAAAACCAATTTCACTAAATAAAGAACGCAGAACTTCTGGATTATCACTAAGTAGTATTAAGAAGAAGAAAGAACATGAAGAAAATAAAGAAGAAGTAGTAATTGATCCTAGAAATTTACCAAAAGAAGAGTTTACAGAATCACAGATGCAAGAAGCCTGGGTAGAATATGGGAAAATACAAGACAAAAAAGGAGAGCGTATTATTGGATCTATGTTTGCTATGAATATCCCTACCCTTAACGAAGGTTCTGTATTATTAGAATTACCTAACCAATCGATGAAAGTTGATATGGAAACTGCTCAATCCGGATTATTGCAGTTTTTATTCAAAAAGTTAAAAAATTACAGTATTGAACTGAAAATCAATGTAAATGAAGAAGCTTCTAAAAAGTATGCTTTCACTCCCCAGGATAAGTATGAAAAATTAAAAGAAAAAAATCCTCTTATTGATAAGTTACGCTCTTCTTTTGATTTAGATATTTAA
- the bshA gene encoding N-acetyl-alpha-D-glucosaminyl L-malate synthase BshA: MKIAIVCYPTFGGSGVVATELGIALAKLNHEVHFITYKQPVRLNLLNPNIHFHEVNVPTYPLFHYQPYELALSSKLVDTIKKYKIDVLHVHYAIPHAYAGYMAKKMLEEEGIYIPMVTTLHGTDITLVGNHPFYKPAVTFSINKSDIVTSVSQSLKDDTLRLFDIKKDIEVVPNFIDASQRKTSFTDCQRELMATPEERIVTHISNFRAVKRIADVVDIFYNIQKKMPAKLLMVGEGPERKPAEQRCKELGIKDKVVFFGNSNEIDKILCFSDLFLLPSERESFGLAALEAMVNKVPVISSNAGGIPEVNSHGVSGYMSDVGDVKDMSENSIRILEDDRRLEVFKENAYKEAMKFDISNIIPLYIKMYESALAAV; the protein is encoded by the coding sequence ATGAAAATTGCTATAGTCTGTTATCCTACCTTTGGAGGTAGTGGGGTAGTGGCCACAGAATTAGGAATTGCTTTGGCAAAACTAAACCACGAAGTACATTTTATTACCTACAAACAACCTGTTAGGCTCAATCTGTTGAATCCGAATATTCATTTTCATGAAGTAAATGTACCTACATATCCTCTTTTTCATTATCAACCATACGAATTAGCATTGTCTAGTAAATTAGTTGATACGATTAAAAAGTATAAAATAGACGTACTTCATGTTCATTATGCTATTCCGCATGCGTATGCTGGATATATGGCAAAAAAAATGCTTGAAGAAGAAGGGATTTATATACCTATGGTGACTACATTGCATGGTACAGATATTACCTTAGTAGGAAATCATCCTTTTTATAAACCAGCAGTAACATTTAGTATTAATAAAAGTGATATTGTTACTTCTGTTTCTCAAAGTCTTAAAGATGACACATTACGTTTATTTGATATCAAAAAGGATATTGAGGTAGTTCCTAATTTTATTGATGCAAGTCAAAGAAAAACCAGTTTTACAGATTGCCAACGTGAACTTATGGCGACTCCAGAAGAACGTATTGTTACTCATATTAGTAATTTTAGAGCAGTAAAACGTATTGCTGATGTTGTAGATATATTTTATAATATTCAGAAAAAGATGCCTGCAAAATTATTGATGGTTGGAGAGGGGCCAGAACGTAAACCGGCAGAACAAAGATGTAAGGAGCTTGGTATAAAGGATAAAGTAGTTTTCTTTGGTAATAGTAATGAAATAGATAAGATATTGTGTTTTTCTGATTTGTTTTTACTTCCGTCAGAACGAGAAAGCTTTGGGTTGGCAGCATTAGAAGCTATGGTAAATAAGGTGCCTGTAATATCTAGTAATGCAGGAGGGATCCCTGAAGTTAATAGTCATGGAGTTTCTGGTTATATGAGTGATGTAGGAGATGTAAAAGATATGTCAGAAAATTCAATTAGAATTCTGGAAGATGATAGGAGATTAGAAGTCTTTAAAGAAAATGCATATAAAGAAGCAATGAAGTTTGATATCAGTAATATTATCCCTCTTTATATAAAAATGTATGAGAGTGCTTTGGCAGCAGTATAA
- a CDS encoding DUF6733 family protein → MKKIIILLIAISFQYSTIQGQEEKKKKATLAVKVIQNSVAGFSTLFLGGFETNKKFDITFYSMFWTNPSFGTPESGSDQLLETGIGLGFKLMDGKLFLNPGVGFAHGKFFSDVAGTKIGEAVIPNTFVAYHNSIFDIEAYLAYYKSLRDREDISTKDLLLFWAAPGINVSDRLVLGGFFEELAFMNLENDDVNKNIQVYRYLGGSVKLKLDNGMAFRFSAGANLVTDVGASDEFYKVSAFIPF, encoded by the coding sequence ATGAAAAAAATCATCATATTATTAATAGCAATAAGTTTTCAGTATTCAACGATACAAGGACAAGAAGAGAAAAAGAAAAAAGCAACATTAGCGGTAAAAGTTATCCAAAACAGTGTTGCAGGGTTTTCGACCTTATTTTTAGGAGGTTTTGAAACGAATAAAAAATTTGATATTACTTTTTATAGTATGTTCTGGACAAATCCTTCCTTTGGAACTCCAGAATCTGGTAGTGATCAATTATTAGAAACAGGTATTGGATTAGGGTTTAAACTAATGGATGGAAAATTATTTCTTAATCCAGGAGTTGGATTTGCCCATGGTAAATTCTTTTCAGATGTTGCTGGTACAAAGATAGGAGAGGCTGTAATTCCTAATACTTTTGTGGCGTATCATAACTCCATTTTTGATATAGAAGCATATTTAGCTTATTATAAATCATTAAGAGATAGAGAAGATATCTCTACCAAAGATCTACTTCTTTTTTGGGCAGCACCCGGAATTAATGTTAGCGATCGTTTAGTGTTAGGTGGTTTTTTTGAAGAATTAGCCTTTATGAACCTAGAAAATGACGATGTTAATAAGAATATACAGGTATATCGTTATTTGGGAGGTTCTGTAAAATTAAAACTTGATAACGGTATGGCATTTAGATTTTCTGCAGGAGCTAACCTAGTTACAGATGTAGGTGCATCAGACGAATTTTATAAAGTATCTGCTTTTATACCATTTTAA
- a CDS encoding tRNA-(ms[2]io[6]A)-hydroxylase has product MLGLKLPTDPRWVNIVEKNIEEILTDHAYCEQKATSTAISLIVSFPEYTELVQEMVKLVKEEMSHFKMVHDKIIERGWILGRDRKDDYVIQLIIFFPKGGSRTTQLVHRLLYAALIEARSCERFKLLSEELEDKELADFYRSLMVSEANHYTMFLNFARQYGDREEVDKKWQDLLTYEAEIMKNLGTKETVHG; this is encoded by the coding sequence ATGTTAGGCCTAAAACTTCCCACAGACCCAAGATGGGTAAATATTGTAGAAAAAAATATTGAAGAGATTCTTACAGATCATGCGTACTGCGAGCAAAAAGCTACTTCTACAGCAATATCGCTTATTGTGAGCTTTCCTGAATATACAGAATTAGTGCAAGAGATGGTAAAACTGGTAAAAGAAGAAATGAGTCATTTTAAAATGGTTCATGATAAAATTATTGAACGAGGTTGGATTCTAGGTAGGGATCGAAAAGATGATTATGTGATTCAATTGATAATTTTTTTCCCAAAAGGAGGAAGTAGAACAACACAACTTGTACACCGTCTATTATATGCAGCTTTAATTGAAGCCAGAAGTTGCGAACGTTTTAAACTACTGTCTGAAGAATTAGAAGACAAAGAGCTTGCTGATTTTTACAGAAGTCTTATGGTAAGTGAGGCCAATCACTATACCATGTTTTTAAATTTCGCTCGTCAATACGGAGATCGGGAAGAAGTTGATAAAAAATGGCAGGATTTACTGACTTATGAAGCAGAGATTATGAAGAACTTAGGTACCAAGGAGACAGTACATGGGTAA
- a CDS encoding DUF1338 domain-containing protein: MDLTQFFEELWKQYTIKTPSAQKIRSLFETEGNTVFNDHIAIRTFNDPRVSIDVLARPFIAMGYEFKEEYYFKAKKLYAKHFEHKSNVNAPKIFISELILEEFSLELNRDIQNILNETDQKKFQEENLILKGRVWDKPSYEIYKKLLVASEYAAWVYVNGFCSNHFTVDVNKLQTFKDLSQVNEFLKKNGFKMNTSGGEIKGSPSQLLEQSSILADVVEVEFEENVKQITSCYYEFSYRHKNDQDAIFNGFIADSADKIFESTDMQLQSN; this comes from the coding sequence ATGGATTTGACCCAATTTTTTGAAGAGCTTTGGAAACAATACACTATAAAAACCCCTTCTGCACAAAAAATTAGATCTTTATTTGAAACAGAAGGCAATACTGTTTTTAATGATCATATTGCTATACGCACTTTTAATGATCCAAGAGTAAGTATAGATGTTCTAGCAAGACCATTTATTGCAATGGGCTATGAATTTAAAGAAGAATACTATTTTAAAGCTAAAAAATTGTATGCAAAACATTTTGAACATAAGAGTAATGTTAACGCACCAAAAATCTTCATTAGTGAATTGATTCTGGAAGAGTTTTCTCTGGAACTAAATAGAGATATTCAGAATATTTTAAATGAAACAGATCAGAAAAAATTTCAGGAGGAAAACCTCATTCTAAAAGGTAGAGTTTGGGATAAACCATCCTACGAAATTTACAAAAAACTTCTCGTAGCATCAGAATATGCAGCCTGGGTATATGTCAATGGATTTTGTTCTAATCATTTCACAGTAGATGTCAACAAACTTCAAACATTTAAAGATCTATCTCAGGTAAATGAATTTCTCAAAAAGAATGGTTTTAAAATGAATACTTCTGGAGGTGAAATAAAAGGTTCTCCATCCCAGTTATTAGAGCAATCAAGTATTTTGGCCGATGTGGTCGAGGTCGAATTTGAAGAAAATGTTAAACAAATCACATCATGTTATTATGAGTTTTCTTATCGCCATAAAAATGATCAAGATGCTATTTTTAATGGATTTATAGCTGATTCTGCAGATAAGATTTTTGAGAGTACAGACATGCAGCTACAAAGCAACTAG